The DNA region AGCACTGCTTGGGCTAGAACCCTGTTTGTTGCCTGGAACATCATTAGCATGTATCTCTTTGTCAGTTTGTTTGTGTCGCTGATTTATGAGAGTTTCTCATATGTGTATCAGCGGACCAGCGGCTTGGCGGTGGTTGAGCGCGACGAGATTAGACGCTTCAAGGAGGCCTGGCGAAGTGTTGATCCACTAGGCACTGGATTCATCAGTAAGGAGGCTTTCCCCCGACTTTTAGGCGAGCTCTCTGGCGTGTTCGAGATGCGTATTTACGAGGCTGAGGACTCGGTCCGTAGCATTCTGGAAGACGTGCGTAAGGATAACGATGCGGCGAGCACCAGACACGCTTCTGTCGTCAGCAAGAGCCAGTACCAGACTGGTGTCGACCTGGCCAAGCTGAATGAGCGGCTGTCCAAGATTGATGTTCAAAAAGTGCGCGCACGCCGCCATCGTTTCAACATATTCTTCGAAGAGGTCATGGTGTCTGCTGACCCCGAGAGAGGTATCTCGTTCACGACGGTGCTGATGATTTTGGCACATTACAACATTATTAATGACAGCAAGAGTCTCAGGTAAGTTTCCTTCTTGCCCAAATCTGTCACAACAAATTGATGATACGCTAACACATTGTAACCTAGACTTGATGAGTTTCTGCGTCGAAAATTGCGCTTGCAGCGTGTCGAGGAAGAAGTCCGACGTCGTATCGTGCTAGGCTTCTTTGATATGTTGTACTATTCGCGACAGTTCAAGCGCCACATGCAATCGAAACAAAACGCACGCATGACGGCTATCCCGCAGTTGGATGTGCCTGAGATTCTGGTGGACAATGAAGAGGAGCGGCGGGAACGTAATACGGTTGCGGGCGTACCAGGGGGGGCCGGTATCGGCACGCTTACAGAAGAGGGCGCCACTCTTCTCGCTGCGGCGGCAGCTGACAACAATGGGCGGGCGCGGAGCTGGTCTGGTCTTGGAGCGGATCTGTCGTCTTATGACACGTCCTACGGCCACCCGCTTGCTGGCCCACGGACATCAAAGCCGTCTTCCTCGGGACACCAAGCTCAGCGCAGCGGGTTCAGCTTCGACCTCCCTGACCCGGCAGACGGCGCCCAGGATGACGAGGCCACCAGTCCGATAGGGAGACGGGGTAGTTCGGTGAGCCCAGCGGTGGTTAGGGACATGTTGGACGATTCTGTGTGGGTGGAGAGCATTCGGAGAAGTGCCACGATGAGAAAGAGCGGTTGGGGACCGTCGGGGGGGTTCTAAACCATAATGTCAAGCTTACTGGGTATGGAGTCAAAAGAGACGGTTGATCTATGGCGTTTGGGTGCGGGTTTATCTTGGCCTCATGATTTCGACGATCAAGGGAGGAGCATTGCCATTTTTTAAAGCATTGGCGCACCAGGacttggggggttggattgACGTCTTCACTACCGGAACATGTGCAGATGGAAAGTATTGCTAATATTTACGATGTAGAATGGGGAACAGCCTTTCAAGAATGGTGATAGATGGAGACAAACCAACGGCTCGCGTTCTATTTTGAAATAGAAACGTTTTCAGGTTCGACTACAGAGACTTCAGGCGTGGCATGGTGCACATAATAATAGGGAGATCGTAAGGGGCTCAATCATGGCGGCACCATACCGGCTGATGCGATGATGGTCTTCAATACAAGGTGAGCAGTTATCCAAACCTAGCCCACAGCGAAActgttgggagagggagggagggcttTGGAAGGCCCAACCGAGAGCCATTATTTGCATATTTCCAGAAGCTTTCGAAGGTATCAAACGAAGATGGACACATTTGGTGTTTGTCGGAAATCCGTCTGAAGTAGAGAGTGGTGTGGCAAAGCGAGCTTCTGAAACAAGCCGTGCACGCCATTTTGTTAGCACAACACAGCAACGTCAAGCCCCTGAGGTGCAGGGTCGCTGAGCCAAGGCCCCCTAACACGAGCCCACGATGGCCATGAGGTTCCGCTGTTAGTGGGTGTCTCTTTCTTGGCTGGGGAAGCTCACCTGTAACGGACGATCACACGCAGAACAGGGGGTCGACTTACTGGGCCTGGTCCCACGACTGGTTACTTGCTCGATGTTGATATTAGGGTTTGTGTGCGATGATGCGGCAAAACACTAACAGCAAGGCAGCGACCACAACGAAAGGAGCTATCGTCAAGCACTTGGGATGCGCTTGTTGACGGCTCTGATGGCTTCCCGGCGGCGACTTCCCGGCAAATACTACTCCTGCGTCGGCGAAAATGCCAGTGATTGTGCATGTTGTTTCACGCCCGATTTTGGATGTGGGGCTCACCTGTCGATTGTTTCATGGCTGACTTGGTTGGGAGTTACAGTCTTGCCCGCTGTCATGTCTAGAACCTCGTGTTCTCAACTCTAGCAAGTCGAAGCTAGGCCTTGCTTTGCGGCCTCTTATCCCCGCGACGAGAATCCATTGTTAGGGATCCTCGGCTGCGCCAGATTGATGTGCAATTGAGCAGCATGTCTTCAAGGGCGATCGCATAAGAGTCATGGTGTTGAGTCTGGGTGAGCTCCCTTCTTAAGGGACACCCATCCCAGCAACGTGCATAATAGATGTTCTTGTAGTTCCTGTTACCCACACTTTCGACTAATCCACTCCGGTTCTTTTCTATCCGTCCGAGCTAGGCTGTGCCTACTCCTGCATTGTTTTGTATCCTACCGTCCCACGGGTCACCATTtctctcctttttttcttacTCTTGTGGCCCTTGCAGTCGTCCCAAATTGGACCCAggctctccctcgccccccttGTCGACGTTGCAGGACCCCTGGCGGACTCCCCTTGCAACACCACTCAGATCCCTCACCTTTCCCCCTCAACATACAACATCAACTCCTGATTACTTAAAGTGAGCGGTTTCCCAGCTCGGCATCTTAGGAGAGAGTCTTTGTGTTTGTCCCCCTCGGCCTTCCCAAAACCATTGCTAACTACCAAGAGGCAGTTCTGCCAAATCTTCGTGATCTTCTAGATCGTCCCGTCTTTAAGAAATCACAATAAATAAGCCTTTGGCTTCACTCAACATTCACTTTTGACAAGCCTTGCCTCATTCACTTCTTCAGGCTGTGCCTCCTCAACGTTATCTCAAACGACCTTTAagaccacaacaccaacattTTCTCtcatccaacctcaccaaccctccATTCTTCCACCGTCAAGATGCATTCCCCTTCCCGCTTCCAGACCATCGCGGCCCACTTCTCGCCTCACAAGCTTCGCACCTCGTTCCGCCGGTCCTCCTCTgcttccacctcttcccgTGCCAGCAGTGACCGGATGTCGTTCACATCACAAGCCAGCTCCCCAGTCGAGACAATCAACAGCATTGTACTCCGCCAGAAATCGTTCGACCTGGACGGCGATGAGAAGGACCTGTTTGTCCTCGAGCCGAGACCGGCCGCCACGTTTTGCAGTCTTGAGGCTCGCATGTCGTCCTTTTAAGTTGGGAGAATGGCACGTACGCACccacgcacacacacacacacacacacacatggcGTGGATTACACCAACACAGACACaacgcacacacacaaatGAAACGATTcttacgacgacgacgcaacaaaacaccacgCGGCACTGGGAAGTGGCAAGTTTAGTTTATGAGCAAAAcaagggggaaaaaagaggtGGATAATGGTCTTCCAGTGCTGGAAACTCCGACATATACACAACATCTTTCACCCAGTCCTCTACACCACTTTTTCACGACACTCATTTTTTATACGAAAGTTTTAGGGATTATGGCTTTTACGGGCGGACTGACACACGGACGGATGATGCCGACAAAGATACCGGCCGgcgttttcttttgggggcAAGAATCATGAAGAGATTTGTTTTATGGCTCAGGCTATTGGTAGCTGATTTTTGGGATATATTTTGGGGTATCTTTTTCTGGAGCAAAGGCAATGCCACACCCCgtaaaaaagggggtgggtggctgCCGTGCATGTTTAATGCTTTTCTACGCTTGTGTGAGAAAGTTGGTTCTGATATGGTTTTGTCAGACTGGCCTTCTTGCATCTTGTCTTGCGACAAACTTCAATCAAAAATCTGGCTTTTTTTTGCAGCCTTTGAAACTAGCATAACTCTTGGACcgttttctctctctctccttttGCTTGTGATCTTGGGTTTGATGCAGTGGTTACCGTCGGCTATGTGAAGAGGAATGTTGTGCGCGCATGGACAACAGCGGGATGCAGGTCAAGATGCGATGCATTGCAGATGCAAGACAGACTTCTCGTCTGAGCATGCAAGGCACCGATCGATCGTTCTGGGCTTGAGCTCTCGAACTCCTCATTGTTGCCACTGTCTCGGTTCCTGTCTGAGGTTCCTGAAGCAAGCACAAATTTCGAAACACCGATGGGCACTTTTGGATTTTGGATAAGGACGGAGATCGGAGACGGGGAATGGTCTCGGATTGCGGGGCCGGAGAACCCAACTGTAAAAGCCGATATAGGTATGTGGCCGGGCCTCTCCGCTCTGGCGTTGTCGCGCTTCACCGCAACGAAAAGTCTTCAAACCCTcttccgaggaggaggttggtctCGGCTTTGCGAAAGGGACGAAAAACGGACCTGCAGCGGACGAGATAAGATTTTGATCTAACTTGATCCAGGGCTTCCATGTGGGACCACCAAGAGGCCAGCGAACGAGACGTCTTTCTCGGCACTTACCCAATTCATCGTGTGTTGGGCCACTCAGAGATGAGACTGCACATTTGAGCAAATCCaagaagacggtggaggtttTGTACAGCTGGCAATTCCACCCCCGTGTTCCCCAAACAGGGCGAGCAAATCCGGGGCGTTGCTCTCGCCTTGTTGCACCTGCGAGATGGGGGCCAGCATGTGCCTGGTGACCAGCTAGACATACGTAAGTGGGAGCCGATGCAAGCGTGGGTCGGGCACCAAAGGGGGAGAATGTTCGAGGGCACCTCCCACGGGCAAATTAAGGTTGAACCACTGGCAGTGGcggtaggtaggtggtgcGGGTGCAGACACTGCCATGATATGTTCTTTCCCACCTTGATCGCATTCTGCATCAATCCTATTGGAGCCGGTTGAGACTAGGCACGACACTGCTTCCTGTTTACTTAAGATCGATGGGAAACCCCGAACCGCTGTCTATCATGACGCTCCTGGCCAGACACTCCCCTGGCTCTGCTGCTCTCACCTCACTGATCAAACATCTCCGCCGATCCGGCATCATCGACATTCTCATCTCTTGGAGAGCATCCACAGTTTACTGT from Podospora pseudoanserina strain CBS 124.78 chromosome 1, whole genome shotgun sequence includes:
- a CDS encoding hypothetical protein (EggNog:ENOG503PG7G); translated protein: MHSPSRFQTIAAHFSPHKLRTSFRRSSSASTSSRASSDRMSFTSQASSPVETINSIVLRQKSFDLDGDEKDLFVLEPRPAATFCSLEARMSSF